One Procambarus clarkii isolate CNS0578487 chromosome 15, FALCON_Pclarkii_2.0, whole genome shotgun sequence DNA segment encodes these proteins:
- the LOC123759164 gene encoding mucin-22-like, whose translation MLGPRERSLTAREEVDDALGAGRLMKRTCFIVASSRDVYGGQKCLTAATDATTTGATTETTTTDTTTTDATTTGATTETTTTDTTTTYATTTGATTETTTTDTTTTGATTETTTTGATTDTTTTGATTETTTTGATTDTTTTGATTETATTDTTTDTTTTDATTETTTTDATTETTTTDTTTETTTTGATTDTTTTDATTETTTTDATTDTTTTDATTETTTTGATTETTTTDATTETTTTDATTETTTTGATTETTTTGATTETTTTGATTETTTTGATTETTTTGATTETTTTDATTETTTTGATTETTTTGATTETTTTDTTTTETTTTDATTETTTTDATTETTTTDTTTTETTTTDATTETTTTGATTDTTTTGATTDTTTTGATTETTTTGATTETTTTGATTETTTTGATTDTTTTDATTETTTTGTTTETTTTGATTETTTTDATTDTTTTGATTDTTTTGATTDYHHWRYH comes from the coding sequence ATGCTGGGGCCGAGAGAGAGATCCCTCACGGCACGAGAGGAAGTTGATGATGCTCTTGGTGCTGGAAGGCTGATGAAGAGAACTTGTTTTATTGTTGCGTCTTCACGTGATGTTTATGGAGGCCAGAAATGTCTTACTGCTGCCACTGACGCTACCACCACTGGGGCTACCACTGAAactaccaccactgacactaccaccactgacgcTACCACCACTGGGGCTACCACTGAAactaccaccactgacactaCCACCACTTACGCTACCACCACTGGCGCTACCACTGAAactaccaccactgacactaCCACCACAGGCGCTACCACTGAAACTACCACCACTGGGGCTACCActgacactaccaccactggcGCTACCACTGAAACTACCACCACTGGGGCTACCActgacactaccaccactggcGCTACCACTGAAACTGCCACCACTGACACTACCActgacactaccaccactgacgcTACCACTGAAACTACCACCACTGACGCTACCACTGAAactaccaccactgacactaCCACTGAAACTACCACCACTGGGGCTACCActgacactaccaccactgacgcTACCACTGAAACTACCACCACTGACGCTACCActgacactaccaccactgacgcTACCACTGAAACTACCACCACTGGCGCTACCACTGAAACTACCACCACTGACGCTACCACTGAAACTACCACCACTGACGCTACCACTGAAACTACCACCACTGGCGCTACCACTGaaactaccaccactggtgctaCCACTGAAACTACCACCACTGGCGCTACCACTGaaactaccaccactggtgctaCCACTGaaactaccaccactggtgctaCCACTGAAACTACCACCACTGACGCTACCACTGaaactaccaccactggtgctaCCACTGaaactaccaccactggtgctaCCACTGAAactaccaccactgacactaccaccactgaAACTACCACCACTGACGCTACCACTGAAACTACCACCACTGACGCTACCACTGAAactaccaccactgacactaccaccactgaAACTACCACCACTGACGCTACCACTGaaactaccaccactggtgctaccactgacactaccaccactggtgctaccactgacactaccaccactggcGCTACCACTGAGACTACCACCACTGGCGCTACCACTGAAACTACCACCACTGGCGCTACCACTGAAACTACCACCACTGGCGCTACCActgacactaccaccactgacgcTACCACTGAGACTACCACCACTGGCACTACCACTGAAACTACCACCACTGGCGCTACCACTGAAACTACCACCACTGACGCTACCActgacactaccaccactggGGCTACCActgacactaccaccactggcGCTACCACAGACTACCACCACTGGCGCTACCACTGA